A genomic window from Camelus ferus isolate YT-003-E chromosome X, BCGSAC_Cfer_1.0, whole genome shotgun sequence includes:
- the ZCCHC13 gene encoding zinc finger CCHC domain-containing protein 13, with amino-acid sequence MSSKECFKCGRPGHWARACPRGGGARGRRARDHGRGAQCCSTTLPDICYRCGEFGHHVRNCDLLEDICYNCGRSGHIAKDCVEPKREREQCCYTCGRPGHLARDCDRQEQQKCYSCGEFGHIQKDCTQVKCYRCGETGHMAINCSKTSVVNCYRCGESGHLARECPIKATA; translated from the coding sequence ATGAGCAGCAAGGAATGCTTCAAGTGTGGCCGCCCTGGTCACTGGGCCCGAGCAtgccccagaggaggaggagctcgAGGGCGCAGAGCTAGAGACCATGGCAGAGGGGCTCAGTGCTGTTCCACCACCCTACCTGACATCTGCTATCGCTGCGGTGAGTTTGGGCATCACGTTAGGAACTGTGACCTTCTCGAGGACATCTGCTACAACTGTGGGAGGAGTGGCCACATCGCCAAAGACTGTGTCGAGCCAAAGCGAGAGCGAGAGCAGTGCTGTTACACCTGTGGCCGGCCAGGCCATCTGGCTCGTGATTGCGACCGTCAAGAACAGCAGAAGTGCTACTCTTGCGGCGAATTTGGCCACATTCAGAAAGACTGCACCCAAGTCAAGTGCTACCGGTGTGGCGAGACCGGCCACATGGCCATCAACTGCAGCAAAACGAGCGTGGTCAACTGCTACCGCTGTGGCGAATCCGGACACCTAGCCCGGGAATGCCCCATTAAGGCTACCGCTTAA